The Chamaesiphon minutus PCC 6605 DNA window CTACTAATACATAGAAAAGCTCGCTCGACTATCCCCCAAGCGGGTCTGCCATTAGATAGATATTTTATATTTGCTTTAATTAATAGATATCTCGATCGATAGAAAAACAATAATTCGTTCGGGAGATGAAGAAATTTGTTATCGAGAATACACTTTATGTATAACCAAAATTAAACAAACGACTCCCGAAGTAATATGAGTATCGAAAATCGCACTGAAGCAAATATTAAAGATGTTGAAGGTAAGGCTCAAGCTGCTGCGGGAGAACTTACTAACGACTCCGGCGATAAAATTGCAGGCAACGCCAAACAAGCAGAGGCTGATGCACGTAATGGTGTAGAAGATCTCAAAGATAATGCCAAAGATGTTGGCGAAACGCTCAAAGAAAAGGCTGGAGAACTCAAAGATAAAGTCGGCGACGCATTTAACGATCTCAAAGAGAATCTCTCTGAGGGCGCGCAAGAAGTTAAAGCCAATACTGAAGACGCGATCGATAATACCAAAGCCAAAGTCGAAGATCTTAAATCCGAAGCAGATAAAGCAGAACGGCACGCCAACCACGGCACAACTAATGCTGTCGCAGATGCCAAGGCAAAAGTTAATAATCTCAAATAGTCGATTTCAATCGATGCTAGCCTTTGCTATTTGGCGATCGTTCATCAACAGGATAACAGATCGGGCACATTACACTCACACTTAATTAGCCGACCAGTACTAACCGATCGTTAGCACTGGTCTTTTTTTGCACCCACTTGTATCGAGTTAAATTCGATCGAGATAGATCGGGTTATCGAAAAGCTTGCTCCGCAAAGATTTGAGCTGTGGGCAATGCCTAGGCTGTTGACTCTGTACCCTTTAGCCCGTCAGGGTTCATGCAGTTTTTGTGTCGGTTGCTTTTGCGAGAGAATGGCTGTAACAGCCATTCTCTCGCAAATAAAAATAACACAGATAATTTTCTGAGAAATCACCCAAAAACCCACAAAGTCAACAGCCTAGGCAATGCCCACCCTCCTTACCTTCCCAGCCTACAACTAGGATTCGCGAGGAATAAATTCCCATTTACCATCGCTTGTGCGATGAAGATTCTCAAGCACTTCGGTTTCATATTCTATATATTTATCCTGAAGCCCTACTAGATATCGCATTCGGGCGACCATTTCATCATCCAAGTAAACAGGAGGATCGTATTCATCATCTCGATCGATTAACAGACCTGCAAACGAACCAGCAGCTATCTTAGCAACATCAATATTGTCATCAAACAGAGCTTGTCGCAGCAGTGGCACACATTCTTCTATTGGCCCGTGTCCGAGAACACTAACACAATTCTCTCGCCACTCTTGCGAACCATCTTTCCATGCTGCTTCAAGCAATTCCCAGTCTTTCTCGTGCATCATGAAGATAGAATCTATCGCTCCGTCAAAAGAGCCACGCTCGTTGAAGTAAAAATATTCATTTAGATAATCAAATGCATCAGTAGGCTCGGCTTTATCTGTATCTGTCATTATTAATATGGGTATGAATTTCGTGAGATTTCAATTGTAATGCATACCGTAAAAATTGCACCTAATTACTTATCTGAAGACCGTTAGGCGTATGTCCAGCTTTTGCCCCAAGGTGGCGTGCCAATTCTTTGCCAAAAGACGATCGCGAGTCGTTCGTTTAATTCATCTAATAAATTATCATTAGCAAAATCTCGATCGACATGATTGTAAATGCCATCGGTACCAACTTCGAGTGTGTACCAGCGATCTTCGAGATCTTTTACTAGATCTACTACTCCAAAACTATCGAACAAATTTGTGGCGATTAAAGCTGCTTTGGCAACTTCGATCGCGGCTCGATCGGGTTTTTCTCCATAATTATATCTTGCACCGTTGGCATAGCTGATGCTCGAAACAAGAGTCTACCTAAAATAAGTACGGTAATTTGCAAACATTCAATCTCAAAATGAGATATAATTACTATATTGGGGTATTCTCAAGTAAATGCACATCATCAGCCGCAAAAGACTACTGGAGTTTGCAAAAATTCATGCCGACTCAGAAACACCACTGGATACCTGGTATAGAATCGCCAAAGCAGCCGAATGGCAAAATCTCGTAGAGCTTAGAGAAGCATATCCCTCTGCCGATTTAGTGGGTATTTATACTATCTTTAATATCAAAGGAAATCACTATCGATTGATAGGTGAAATCAACTATCGCAGTGGCACTATTTTTGTCAGAGATATCTTAACCCATGCAGAATACGATAAGGATGAATGGAAATGACAATTGCTACATTAGATAAAGAATATGCCCAATTGTTGGCAGTCGTACAACCAAAGGTAATCGAAACAGAAGCAGAAAATGAATTTTATTTATCAGAAGTTACTAAATTGATGCGGTTGGGTGACGCAATATCTCCAGCGCAAGAGCGGTTACTCAAACTATTGGTGAATTTGATTGAAAGTTTTGAAAGTCAACACTATCAACTTAAACCAGCTACTTCGTTGGAAATTCTAACTGAATTGGTACGCGATCGAGGACTAAAACAGAAGGATCTCTTACTAGTATTTGGTTCTCAAGGGGTAGCTTCAGAAGTGCTTAATGGTAAGCGTGGGATTAGCAAATCTCAGGCTAAGGCACTAGGTGAATTCTTCAAGGTTTCCCCCTCACTATTTTTTGACAACTAACACTAACTTTATTGCATTACCAACGCTATGTTGATTCGATCGATCGGTCGCGCGATGAAATATCCGATCGACATTCTTCTTCAATCGCGATCGACTCTGCATTCAATTTTCGCTTGTCACCCCTTCAGCTAAACAGTCTAAATTTAACAATCAGATTGAGGAAAAAATACAGCCACATCAATCCACATATTCCTGCGAATCCTAATAAAGTTAAAGACCATACTGGCTGAGTAGCTGTTAATAAGATTGCCCCGATCGCACTAAATCCAGCCAAGCTAAAAGATAAGAGGTTATAAATAATTAGATACAGTCGTTGGATCGATCTATCTGCTGCTTGCGATCGAAGTGAGAGTTCGAGTTCGCGTTGCTCTAATTGTTCTTTTAAGCTGCGAATTAATAGTTTATTAGCACTAGGTTGAGTAAGTTTATATTTAATGTAACTAACTGCTTGCCTGCCAAATTTAGTAATGACGTTACCGCTTTCGGCAACTGCCACGCTTCTGATAAAAGGTTGAGCGGCAGCAACTAAATTATATTCTGGATCCAATGTCCGCGCGATGCCATCGAGGGTGGATAGAGCTTTGAGAATAAAGCTCATTTCTGGCGACATTTTAAATGGTTGCTGGATAAACAGTGCGGTTATTTCACTCTTAATCCGCTCGAATTCGCGCACATCTACTGGTCGTTCGGTAAAGCGTTCGAGGAGGAAGCCAATTACACGTTTAATCGGACGCATATCTTCGACGCGTTCGATCAATCCTAGTTCGATTAAATTATTAGTAACTGCATTTTCATCCTTCTTCATTACCGCCCAAAAAGTCTCGATCGTCCGCTCGGTAGAGATTTCTTTTAACTCCACCATCATGCCAAAGTCGTAGACGACTAATTTCCCGTCGGCGGCAATTGCCATGTTCCCTGGATGCGGATCGGCTTGAAAAAATCCATCTACTAATAATTGTTGGAGGTAGCAACAAATACCCAGTTGATTGATTTTTTTGGGATCGAAGCCACAGGCTTCTAAGGTAGCGCGATCGTCAATCTTGATTCCAGGTAGATAACTCATCGTCAATACCTGAGCTGTCGTGTACTTCCAGTAAATTTCCGGCACAGTTATCGACTTGTGTTCGCTAAAATTAATCCGAAATCGATCGGCATTCTGGCCTTCTTGGGTATAATCGATTTCTTGAAATAGCAGTGTAAAAAATTCTTGATAAATCGCGCGCAGTTCTGCCGATCGCTTTTTGGGCAACAAAAGTTCTACCCACCACAATAAGCGGTCGATGACCTGAAAATCTAATTCAAATAGTTGTCGCAATCCCGGACGTTGTACTTTAATTACAACATCTGTCCCCGTCCGCAATTTGGCACGATGGACCTGTCCCAAGCTCGCCGCTGCTAAGGGAATCGGATCGAAATAACTGAATAATGTTTCGATGGCTGCGCCGAGTTGGGTTTCGATAATTTCGATCGCCGCATCGACGCTAAAAGCTGGAACGCGATCTTGTAATTGACTCAGAGCCTCCGTATAAATCGGTGGAAAAAAGTCAACTCTTGTCGATAAAGATTGACCGATTTTAATAAAAGTTGGCCCCAACCCGATCGCGGTAGTAACTAATTTTTGAGCGCGCCGACGGTGATATCGCTCGTTTTTAGTTGGCAATAAAACATCTCGCAACAGCGATAGTCCCAAGGAAATCGCTGCCGTAAAGATATCGAATTGTCTGGCTAGAGGCGAATATTTGGCTCTTTGCCAGCGAAACTGCATCGCAGAAGAGTGAATCTGACGGGTAGGGGCTACCGATGGAGATAAAACGGGTAGTTGGCGTCGCGATCCAAGTCGCCGCATAGTAACTTGCTTCCTCAAGCTAGTGACGATCGAGTACGGTAGGGATGGCGATCGTGAAACTGGTTTTGGCTACCGCTGGCTGCACAATGCTACTAGTCACGCTAATCGTCCCTTGAATGTGTTCGACCATCGATTTTACCAAAGATAAACCCAAACCCGTCCCGGCGATCGCTTGTTGAGTAATACCAGCTCCGCGCCGAAATCTGTCGAATAAATTCGGCAGATCTTCATCGGAGATCGGCTTGCTCAAGTTGGCAATCTGAAATATTATCCGCTCTGGCTCGACCGTTAGCAAGACTTCTACCATCGTATTGGGGAGGGCAAATTTCCCAGCATTGATCAGTAATTCCTCTACAATATGGTTGAAACTGTCGGCATCGGTATCGATTTGGGGCGATACTTGTGGTAAATACAGTGCCAATTCCAGCGATTTGCTATCATCCCATCGATCGGCAACCAGCGTTGCCTGCTCGGAGATAAATTGATTGAGCGAGATCCGTTGGGGGCGATATTCTACTTGGCGGGTTTCAAATTGTTGAAATTTGAGCAGATCGTTAACGAGTTTGATTTCGCGCTGACATTGCTCGTCGAGAATATCCAAATACTGCTCGCGACGCGCCGGATCGACATCGACTTGACGCAGCATTTTGATCGCCAAAGACATGCTAGTTAGCGGCGTCCGTAACTCATGACCGATCGTACTGATAAACTCGTCTTTGAGTTCGTTGGCTTGGCGTAATTTTTCCATGCGTTTGCGACCGACATCGTGTAACTTGGCTTGAAGTTGCAGACTGGTTTGAACTTGGGAGGTGCGATTGGCGACTGCGTTACGTGCTTGCTTGAGAGCTTTGCGGTGAATTCTTGCCAGCGCGATTTGATAAATCTGGCACTGAAGCAGATTTAATTCGACAGGATGCCAATGGCGAGAACGATTGGTTTGGAGCACCAGCCAGCCCCAAACGGGCTGTTTGGGCTGTCGATGGCCACTAGTGGCACCCATGAGCGGAATCATCACCATACTCGGCAATCGATCGGCTTGAAAGATCAGTCGATCGGTTGGCGTGCCCAGATCGTTGCCATCAAAAATCGTCGGATTGGGGGCATTGGCTAAAGCTGTTTTGCAAAAGTGCGACTCCTCTAGCAAAAAAGATGATGGTAAAGGCTGACTCAGCAGATTGCCTTTGCGATTGTCGATCGTCGTGACGATCTGAATTTGAGTTGTAGTTTTGGTGGCTCCTGGCGATACTAGTGCTGGTGCTGGCGCAGTAGCTGGTTCGGCGAGCGGGCGATCCCATTCGGAGATTTCTAACGAGTCATCGGCTAAATGGGCGGCAACTAGGGTTTCGCTGTGGGCGGCTGGCTGTTTGGAAGTATCGCTAGCTTTGAGTGTTAGTACTAGTCCGCGATTTAACTTTAAGCCTTCTACCATATCAGCAACCGCAATCTCAAATAGTTTGTCGATCTGCTGGTTTTCGACAACTGCTTGAGTGAGGCGATAATGCAATTTTGGATAAATTTGCGAAATATCTGCTTGCACCTGAAGATCGCGTTCGAGCAACCCGATGCCAATAAAATCAGCCACAACCTGAAGGACTAATTTGGCTTCTTCGTACCACTCCACCCCTTTAGTTGCCACTACCAACCCACCAATTACCTGCCCTTGCGCGCAGAGTTCAACGACCATTACCTGATAATCTGGCAATAGTGGCATCCGCCACAACATTGGCGTCGCTGCTGTTGGTAGTGGATAGTTGGTTAATTGATTAGTAATAGAGTTGGCACGATGGCTGACACAGGCACTAGCAGCGACACGAAATACCCCTGGCGAGAGGTATTGCACGATCCAACAGCCATCTGCTGCGAAGTTGTTAGCTACCGATCGAGCTAAAAGAGGTAGCATTTCTTGGCGATCTTCGGTAGCAGCCAGAGGCTGAACGATCTGAAGAATGCGTTGTCCGAAATAATCAATTTCGCGGGAATCCTGCATGAGTAATCGATGCGCCAGCGGCAAAGCTACGCGAACGGGTGAGCGGAGGTAGACAGACCTACCCATTTATTGTCCCACACTGTTCGATTTACAGATGATGGTCTAAGTAAGGATCTATCTAACTATACCAAGTATGCCCACAGATAAAGCTGTAGTTAGTTTTTTGAACTTTTAGATTTTAAAATCGTTAGAGATCGGCTTGTCTGAGGGTTTTGACCCATTTGAGTCGCTTGGGTAAAATGGCCATCCGCGCGATCGCCAAGGGCATTACAATCAGCCAGTGTAATATGAACATCGATCCGATTGCCGTTTGCACTACTAATCTACCGATACTCTCGGTACGCTTTTCGGTCGCTGCGCCCAGATCTTCAGCTTGTCGATAACTACGGCGCAATCCTACCCAAATGCCCCACAACGGCAGCGCAACCCCCAATGAAGCCGTCATTGGCAGTAATAATGGCGGATGTTTGAGCCAAAATGCCATAATAAAATCGGGAATTCCGGCAGGTGGCAGTAAATATTGAATCGATAAAAACGAGAGCAAATCGAGCGTTTTTTTAGTACCCATCCGATTGCTGGCGATCGGTTCCCAATAGTCGAGATACCGTTGAAAGCCGCCCTCTGCCCAACGGTTGCGTTGATGCCACAAGGCTTTGACAGTTGTAACTCCTTCTTCGCCGACTGGAGGATAGGGCATTAACGCGATGTCCCAACCAGTTAAGTGCAATCTAATTGTCAGATCTAAATCGTCGGTAATTGTTTGCTCGTTCCAACCATCGCAATCTGTTAGAGCTGTACGGCGGACAAACTGACCGTTACCGCGTAGTTCGCCGATGCCCCCGCTACTCGTTCGTTGTTGCTGGAGATAAGCGTCTAGAGCCATTTCTGCTCGCTGTCCGCGCGTGAGAAAATTAGTCTCGCTATTGGTAATCGCCTTGCGTAATTGGATCGCGCCAACTGTCTCATTCTGAAAATAAGCCAACACTCGATTCAAAAAATCGGGCGTAACTTTGGCATCGGCATCGAAGACACCGATAATCTCGCCCTGCATCAGCGCGAGTACTTGATTGAGCGCGCCCGATTTACCGCCAGAATCCCGATCCGTGCGATGTAGAACTTGCAGTTGGGGATATTTTTGAGCCAAATCGTCTAAGATTTCTGGAGTGCGATCGGTACTATTATCGTCGATCGCCCAGATCTCATAACGATCGGCTGGATAGTCCAGACTACAGAGATTTTCGACCAGATTGGCAATTACTGCGGCTTCATTCTTGGCCGCAATTGCCATTGAAATAAATGGATATGTCTGCGGCGGGATTAATATTTGCGGTGGAGCTACTTTAGTTGCCACCAATCTCAATGCCCGCCAGCAAAAGACACTGGAGATGCCCCAGGCAATTAAATATCCCCAACTAATTAGATGTAATGCGGCAACGCCCAGCCACAACCCCCCCAAGATCGTCGCCGCTTTGAGTCGTCGATAGCCCATTCCCACAGACCAGTCGATCGGTCGCTGAGTTGGGTTTTCAATAGTTAACGGCAAGCTACGATCGGCCATGTTGAAGGGGAGAGGAGTAAATAAATAGTAACTAATAAAAATAGAGCTAAGAGTAAACTACGCCTTGTTTAGTGCGCTCTCATGCTCTCATTTACACATCTTAACCTGACTGAGCCTGACTAGGAACAGTAAATCTCGATACTATATTGCTACTTTTTTACTTGACTTGCTATGCCGAGCTATGAATGGTGTTAACCAGCGATAACTCTGCCGCCGCTCCGCTCCAAATTGACATCGATCCTAGCTATCGGCTACTGAGTCGGGATCTAATTCCCACCGATCTCGATCGCGCTGTTCGATCGTTTCCTCGATCGCGATCGGGGTATCATCATCAAAAGTAATTCCTGCCGCTGCTGCCAACTCTTCAGTGTCATTTTGACTGGGCATAGCGGTGGTACCGCCAACTGCTTCGTCGCCATTTACCTCATCGCGATAAGCATCCTCGTCATCCAGTTCTCGATCTGTTAATGAGTCTAATTGTGGGTCTTGCATATACTCATTCCTCGCAGTTTAACTGCCACTAGCTAATCCGATCGATTTAAGCA harbors:
- a CDS encoding GAF domain-containing sensor histidine kinase, producing the protein MQDSREIDYFGQRILQIVQPLAATEDRQEMLPLLARSVANNFAADGCWIVQYLSPGVFRVAASACVSHRANSITNQLTNYPLPTAATPMLWRMPLLPDYQVMVVELCAQGQVIGGLVVATKGVEWYEEAKLVLQVVADFIGIGLLERDLQVQADISQIYPKLHYRLTQAVVENQQIDKLFEIAVADMVEGLKLNRGLVLTLKASDTSKQPAAHSETLVAAHLADDSLEISEWDRPLAEPATAPAPALVSPGATKTTTQIQIVTTIDNRKGNLLSQPLPSSFLLEESHFCKTALANAPNPTIFDGNDLGTPTDRLIFQADRLPSMVMIPLMGATSGHRQPKQPVWGWLVLQTNRSRHWHPVELNLLQCQIYQIALARIHRKALKQARNAVANRTSQVQTSLQLQAKLHDVGRKRMEKLRQANELKDEFISTIGHELRTPLTSMSLAIKMLRQVDVDPARREQYLDILDEQCQREIKLVNDLLKFQQFETRQVEYRPQRISLNQFISEQATLVADRWDDSKSLELALYLPQVSPQIDTDADSFNHIVEELLINAGKFALPNTMVEVLLTVEPERIIFQIANLSKPISDEDLPNLFDRFRRGAGITQQAIAGTGLGLSLVKSMVEHIQGTISVTSSIVQPAVAKTSFTIAIPTVLDRH
- a CDS encoding HEAT repeat domain-containing protein; the protein is MTDTDKAEPTDAFDYLNEYFYFNERGSFDGAIDSIFMMHEKDWELLEAAWKDGSQEWRENCVSVLGHGPIEECVPLLRQALFDDNIDVAKIAAGSFAGLLIDRDDEYDPPVYLDDEMVARMRYLVGLQDKYIEYETEVLENLHRTSDGKWEFIPRES
- a CDS encoding ABC1 kinase family protein, with product MRRLGSRRQLPVLSPSVAPTRQIHSSAMQFRWQRAKYSPLARQFDIFTAAISLGLSLLRDVLLPTKNERYHRRRAQKLVTTAIGLGPTFIKIGQSLSTRVDFFPPIYTEALSQLQDRVPAFSVDAAIEIIETQLGAAIETLFSYFDPIPLAAASLGQVHRAKLRTGTDVVIKVQRPGLRQLFELDFQVIDRLLWWVELLLPKKRSAELRAIYQEFFTLLFQEIDYTQEGQNADRFRINFSEHKSITVPEIYWKYTTAQVLTMSYLPGIKIDDRATLEACGFDPKKINQLGICCYLQQLLVDGFFQADPHPGNMAIAADGKLVVYDFGMMVELKEISTERTIETFWAVMKKDENAVTNNLIELGLIERVEDMRPIKRVIGFLLERFTERPVDVREFERIKSEITALFIQQPFKMSPEMSFILKALSTLDGIARTLDPEYNLVAAAQPFIRSVAVAESGNVITKFGRQAVSYIKYKLTQPSANKLLIRSLKEQLEQRELELSLRSQAADRSIQRLYLIIYNLLSFSLAGFSAIGAILLTATQPVWSLTLLGFAGICGLMWLYFFLNLIVKFRLFS
- a CDS encoding type II toxin-antitoxin system HigB family toxin, producing MHIISRKRLLEFAKIHADSETPLDTWYRIAKAAEWQNLVELREAYPSADLVGIYTIFNIKGNHYRLIGEINYRSGTIFVRDILTHAEYDKDEWK
- a CDS encoding glycosyltransferase, with the translated sequence MADRSLPLTIENPTQRPIDWSVGMGYRRLKAATILGGLWLGVAALHLISWGYLIAWGISSVFCWRALRLVATKVAPPQILIPPQTYPFISMAIAAKNEAAVIANLVENLCSLDYPADRYEIWAIDDNSTDRTPEILDDLAQKYPQLQVLHRTDRDSGGKSGALNQVLALMQGEIIGVFDADAKVTPDFLNRVLAYFQNETVGAIQLRKAITNSETNFLTRGQRAEMALDAYLQQQRTSSGGIGELRGNGQFVRRTALTDCDGWNEQTITDDLDLTIRLHLTGWDIALMPYPPVGEEGVTTVKALWHQRNRWAEGGFQRYLDYWEPIASNRMGTKKTLDLLSFLSIQYLLPPAGIPDFIMAFWLKHPPLLLPMTASLGVALPLWGIWVGLRRSYRQAEDLGAATEKRTESIGRLVVQTAIGSMFILHWLIVMPLAIARMAILPKRLKWVKTLRQADL
- a CDS encoding CsbD family protein, coding for MSIENRTEANIKDVEGKAQAAAGELTNDSGDKIAGNAKQAEADARNGVEDLKDNAKDVGETLKEKAGELKDKVGDAFNDLKENLSEGAQEVKANTEDAIDNTKAKVEDLKSEADKAERHANHGTTNAVADAKAKVNNLK
- a CDS encoding helix-turn-helix domain-containing protein, whose amino-acid sequence is MTIATLDKEYAQLLAVVQPKVIETEAENEFYLSEVTKLMRLGDAISPAQERLLKLLVNLIESFESQHYQLKPATSLEILTELVRDRGLKQKDLLLVFGSQGVASEVLNGKRGISKSQAKALGEFFKVSPSLFFDN
- a CDS encoding DUF6335 family protein — translated: MQDPQLDSLTDRELDDEDAYRDEVNGDEAVGGTTAMPSQNDTEELAAAAGITFDDDTPIAIEETIEQRDRDRWELDPDSVADS